A single window of Granulicella mallensis MP5ACTX8 DNA harbors:
- the dnaA gene encoding chromosomal replication initiator protein DnaA — protein sequence MSFVPVAAAVLNQWVRILGALEKKINRQSFETWLKPTRFSHITDRTLYVRIPSAEFEHVGDRYADLISEAVDNLGLELDQVIFQVPPPDPNAARLREDGGFAPQPSHSLNAPRSLRNGAPTGNGVGPEQSRFDWNTAAQLNPRYQFDSFVIGSGNQFAHAAAQAVAERPSKAYNPLFVYGGVGMGKTHLMQAIGHQVKLRQPHAAISYVSGEKFTNEMINSVRYDKMTGFRDKFRTVDVLLIDDIQFLAGKERTQEEFFHTFNALHESMKQIVIASDRPPKELADFEDRLRSRFEWGLVVDIQPPDLETKVAILQKKAELEQTVLPMDVALFIAGNVRTNVRELEGALVRLIAWCSLHGVEITLPTAQQCLKQFIDTQVRKITIEAIQRAVAENFGMRVAELKQKNNSRQIVVPRQIAMYLAKQMTEASLPEIGRQFGGKHHTTVMHSIAKIDEQRRNDKDLNRTVNKLMETLG from the coding sequence ATGTCATTTGTTCCGGTTGCCGCCGCCGTTCTGAATCAGTGGGTCCGCATTCTCGGTGCGCTCGAAAAGAAGATCAACCGGCAAAGCTTTGAAACATGGCTGAAGCCGACACGCTTCTCCCACATCACAGACCGCACGCTGTACGTGCGAATTCCCTCCGCCGAGTTTGAGCATGTCGGAGACCGCTATGCCGATCTCATCAGCGAAGCAGTCGACAATCTCGGGCTGGAGCTGGACCAGGTGATCTTTCAGGTTCCCCCTCCGGACCCTAACGCCGCGCGTCTGCGCGAAGATGGCGGATTCGCTCCGCAGCCCAGCCACAGCCTGAACGCTCCCCGCAGCCTGCGCAACGGCGCTCCCACCGGCAACGGTGTCGGGCCGGAGCAGTCACGCTTCGACTGGAACACTGCCGCACAGCTCAATCCGCGCTACCAGTTCGACAGCTTCGTGATCGGCAGCGGCAACCAGTTTGCCCATGCCGCTGCCCAGGCCGTCGCCGAGCGCCCCTCGAAGGCCTACAACCCGCTGTTCGTCTATGGCGGCGTGGGTATGGGCAAGACGCACCTGATGCAGGCCATCGGGCACCAGGTGAAGCTGCGCCAGCCGCATGCGGCAATCAGCTATGTCTCGGGTGAGAAGTTCACCAACGAGATGATCAACTCGGTCCGCTACGACAAGATGACCGGCTTCCGCGACAAATTCCGCACCGTGGATGTGCTGCTGATCGACGATATTCAGTTCCTCGCCGGCAAGGAGCGTACGCAGGAAGAGTTCTTCCATACGTTCAATGCGCTGCACGAGTCGATGAAGCAGATTGTGATCGCCTCGGACCGCCCTCCCAAAGAGCTGGCGGACTTTGAAGACCGTCTGCGCTCGCGCTTTGAGTGGGGCCTGGTGGTCGACATCCAGCCGCCCGACCTCGAGACCAAGGTTGCGATCCTGCAGAAGAAGGCGGAGCTCGAACAGACTGTTCTGCCGATGGATGTGGCTTTGTTCATCGCGGGTAACGTACGGACCAACGTGCGCGAGCTCGAAGGCGCCCTGGTACGTCTGATCGCGTGGTGCTCGCTGCATGGCGTGGAGATCACACTGCCGACGGCGCAGCAGTGCTTGAAGCAGTTCATCGACACGCAGGTACGCAAGATCACGATCGAAGCGATTCAGCGCGCTGTGGCTGAGAACTTCGGCATGCGCGTGGCGGAGCTGAAGCAGAAGAACAACTCGCGGCAGATCGTGGTGCCGCGGCAGATTGCGATGTACCTGGCCAAGCAGATGACGGAGGCCTCGCTGCCTGAGATCGGTCGTCAGTTCGGCGGCAAGCACCATACGACGGTGATGCACTCGATTGCGAAGATTGATGAGCAGCGCAGGAATGATAAGGATCTGAATCGTACGGTGAACAAGCTGATGGAGACGCTTGGGTAG